Within the Halichoerus grypus chromosome 2, mHalGry1.hap1.1, whole genome shotgun sequence genome, the region CCCCTGCCCCGGGCTTCAAGGGCTCGGCAACATCCTGAGACAACAGGAAAAGTCCCACCTCACAGCCGCCCCCGGTGCCCAGCTCAGACTCAGGAAGCATTTGctgaaagagggaagggaagcttTACAAGGAAAGGAGTCTCCAGACCCCGCCCCtgggctgctctgggcctcagtttccccatctgcacaaTAAAGGGCCCAGTCAGAGACCACCTGGACGCTGTGAGGGCCGGCAAGGCCCACAGAGGCCGGGGAGCTTGCCTGGGCCACACAGCAAGATGGGCAGGACTGGCAGAGAAGCTGAGTCCTGGCCTTTCACCCGCACCCCAAGGCATTGGGGGTCGGGGGGGCAATGGGGGTCTTGCAAGACTCTAAGCATTTGCCAGGAGCTTCTGCGTTCCCAGTTCTATGTGGTCAGCCGGAAAAGGGACTTGTACCTGGGACGAAAAAATCCAGGTGGCCTCAGTCTgtgcatctgtgaaatgggtgagGGAGCGATCCTTCTTCATCAGACCAAAGCTGCAATTGCTTTTGTCatcccatttttatattttttcacttttaagaatCTATCATCTAAAACGGAAGAGCTCAGCTGGGGTTGGCTGGGTGGAGGTTCACTAaggtttgatttttctcttttcctaaggGGATGTTGGCCTGGCGTGGTGGGAAAGGCTTGGGCTCGGGAGCCAAAATGCTGGGACTGGGTCCCAGGTCCTGCCTGCGCAGCATGTAACCTTGGGCTTgtcactttgcctctctgtgcctcagcttactcatctgtgaaatgggtgcaAATCATACCTCCCGTGTCTCGGGACTGGTGTGAGGGTCAGTGATGTTGCCTGGCACATGGGGGAAGGGACAGCCTGGCTTTCCCACCGCCctcacctgccccctccctctgcaggTGGTACTCGGGCAGGATTTCCCGGCAGCTGGCCGAAGAGATTCTGATGAAGCGGAACCACCTGGGAGCTTTCCTGATCCGGGAGAGTGAGAGCTCCCCTGGGGAGTTCTCGGTCTCCGTGAAGTGAGTTCTGATCCGTGGGGGGAGTGCAGAGAAGGGTGGGCAGGGAGGCACATTGGAGCTGAGCCTGGAAGCACAGGACAGGGGCTCACGGACCGAGGTGCAGGGAGTGGCATCCTTGAAGGAGGAGTAGCCCAAGCCTGGAAGCAGGTGACTGTCTGGGGGTCGGGGAATGACACGCACCCCAGGGTGGGGCCCAGAGTCATGGGACCGTGCTTGAAAAGCAGGCTTGAGTCCACTGTAAGGTCTCAAGTGCCAGTGTGAAGGGTCTGGCTGGTATTCTATGAGCGGTAAGGAGCCCTCAAGGACTCATCgtgaagggaggaagaaggatgCCGGGGTTTGAGGTGATGGGAgcagctgggggcaggaggcGGGAGAGCACCAGGCACCCAGGGAAGGTGTCCAGGATGTGCTGTGGACAGGGTCCCGCCATATGGTGCCGTAAACGAGATGATGGACTACGAAGCCAGGCTGCTTGGGTTCCTATTCtagttctgccacttcctggctgtgtgaccttgggcaagtcacttaacctctctgtgcctgttttctcTGATGTGAAATTAGTCAATGCAAAGAATACATgagtcaatatatatatatattttaaacattttatttatttatttgagagagagaatgagagagagagagagagcacaagaggggggacggtcagagggagaagcagactccccgctaagcagggagcccgatgtgggactcgatcctgggactccaggatcatgacctgagccgaaggcagtcgctcaaccaattgagccacccaggcgccctatatattTTTTGAGTCAACAGATGTAGCGTGATTAGAATAGTGCCCGACATTGAAGCGGGGTGGCCGTGCTGGGAGGGTCTCGCTTTGTGATATGCAGCAGCCTCTGGGCAGTGCGGAACCCAGTCCGAAAGGCCACAACTAGGGAAATAGAGGAACCCAGGCTGGAAGGTAGAAAACAGGAATAGGAGTCGGGGGTGAAGGGGTATGGTCCGTCTTTCCTATTCTTGGTGCCTGGAACAGTAGGATATAGATACAGAAATTCAAGGACTATTCATTAAGCTACGTGTCATGGGCCAGGCTATTCTAGAGGCTGGGGAAATGACAGTAAAAACTGCCCTTATGGATTTATGTCTGAGTGGGGGAGACAGCGAACAAGGAAGCAAAAGCATCCAGCAGGAATCAAGTGGTCAGAGACGGCCgctctgaggaggtggcatttgaacaaAGATCTGAACCTGGAAGCGGAGGCTGCCCAGGTCTCCGGGAATGAGGACCTAGGAGGGGAGATTTCTGGGCAGAcagaacagcaaatgcaaaggccctgaggtaagaTGCACTTGGGGCATGTTGGCATCCACAGGAGCAGAGAATCCAggtggagagaggtgggggatACGATCAGAGATGGGGCTGACAGATCCTGGCAAGGAGGTAGAGTTTTCTCTCCGAGCCATAGGGAGCCACGGAGGGTCTGGAGCAGGGGGAGATGTGATGGGCTTCCATTTTTCAGCAGATCCCTCTGGCTGCTACAAGGAGGAAGGATGGTTGGCCAGGGAGGAGCCAGGCAGGAGGGGATGGTATCAGGGACTGCGGTGGGGGCTGAAGGCATGAAAAGCGGCCGGATCGGGGAATGCCACGGATCTGTGAAGTCAGGGCCAGAGGTTAGGGTCTCCGTGGGCAGTGGGCACAGAGCCTCACTGTCACTGAGAGCAGTCTTGGGGTGGCAAGCTTGCAGCTGGAAGGAGGCCCAGGTGCTGGACTCTGGAGCTTGGTGGTGTGGCCGCTAAGAGGCCGTTTTCCTAGGACCGGGTTGGTTTGCAGTCGATGGCTTGATTGTCCAAAGGATGAACGGACCCGGGACCATGGTTAATTTGACGGTTaatgcaggggctgggggtgaggaggtAAGTCAGTGTCTTCCAGGCTCTTCCAGACTCTGGGGTGAGCTCTGTGACTGGTGCGCTGTTGGCTGGTCCATTTCTGTTCCGGAGCGTGGTGTGCGATGTGCACACTGGAGTGCTGCGTGGTGGTGATCTCCTCGTCTGGGCCTGGCGGCACCCGTGTGGGGCGGACTGCTGTGGTCAGGAAGGCtgctgggcgggggggtggggggggcgcgtgTAAAAATGATCCAACATCATGAGAGGTCACAGCACTTAACTGATCCCCTCCAAGCTCTGCAAGCAGCCATGGGCTCTTCTCgctttcttccccacccctcaaTCCCTCCCCAACAGGGAACAGGCTGGTTACCCTGGGGGATGGGAGTGGCTCTGGCCGGACTTGAGCCTCTATTTCCCCATCTTAAAAATGGGAGCACGGTCAGGGAGATGCTGTGAGTTCTtagtcctgcccccacccccaccgttgCCCATGGTTGTGGCACCTGGAGTGCCCTCCCCCCGGGTCACCTTCCCACTTCCACAGCCCAGCCCGCACTTCCCTCTGGGGTCCCTGCAAAAGCAGGAAATGTCAGTTTTCCATGTGCTGGCTATCCAAGGACTTGGTCATCTGGGAATGGCGCCCATCAGGCGGGCTGGGCCAGCTTCAGGCGCCTCCTGGAATCAGTTCCAAAGTCCAAGATCATCCAGCAAAGCAGGGGCACAGGGGACTCACTGGGATAGCTTCTGCAGCCGAAGCTGAGGGGAGGTGGTGACCTTCCCAACCATCCCCCAACGGCTCCCctaatcccccctccctcctctgctgacAGATCACACTGCCTGAACGTCCAGCATTAAGACCTTGTGCACTGCCCTCTTCTGGCGTTTCTCTGTAAATGCAGCCCCACCTGTGCACATGCGCAGCTtcagacccagagagagagagagagagagagagagagagagagtgtgtgtgtgtgtgtgtgtgtgtacagggcGGGGTCAAACCAAGGAGTGTGGTGGGAAAGTAGACACCGCCCGGCCCAGGGGTCTTCATGATgaaggaggtgacatctgagcttcAGGAGGACCCTGAAGCCTGAGTAGGAGTTTGGTGCACAAAGAAAGGAGAGGGTATGCAGGCACAGGGACCAGCAGGTGCAAAGATCCGGAGCTGGGATAGTGAGGGGTGGGTTTGGATAGCAACAAGTTTGACCAGGAGGGACAACAGGCAGTAATAGGATGCAGTTGGTGAGCAGGGGAGCCAGCACCAATGTCCTGGGAAGAGGTCTGGGAGTGTCCTTCAGACAGTGCCGCTCGGCGCCTCCCCCAAGGCGTCCTGGCCGAGCCCCCCAAGGTCAGAACCAGCAGGGGCTTCCTGGGCTCAGCTAGCTGTGGTTTGTGCACAGCGCCACCAGGTGGCGTCCTCCACCCTTGGTTTCGTCCCAGTGGAGCCAGGACTCCTAGGTCCTGCTCCCATTCTtggtccattgtctctcatgggaGCGTTTCAGTGGCCCTTGGAGGATCACTGGGCAGGGATAGAgtaggaaacagactcagagggCATATATGGCTACGAGTGTGGGCTTTTGAGCAAGAATCTCAGCTCTGATACCTCCTACCTGTataaccctgggcaagttaccttctgagcctcagtttcctcatctgtaaaatgaacatcCAGGTCAAGTGCTTTGTATgctgcctagcacatagtaagtgctccaaAGATGCCGGCGATCGTAGTCATCATTATATTACCCTTTAAGAGCCACACAGTGCTTCCTAGCCCCCTGCCCACGAATCCGGGGCTATTCGAGAAGGGGCAGTGACATGGAGTGGCAGGGAACCCAGTTCTCGTCCTGACTTTGCTCAGAACCTGCTGTGAGGCAGGCCCTGGCTTTCTTCTTGGCTGTAATGTTTTCATCTACAGCGTGGAGACAATAACCCCAGGTGTCACAGAGTCCGGGGACCCAGTGGCCCTCCAGAAAAGTGACAGCTGTGCAAATCCATGCGTGAGAGCATCTCCACCCTCGCTGACTTGGCTCTTGGGGACTCTGACCCCACGACACGTGGCATCTCCCGCATGCTCATGCCAAGCCCCATAAAGCTGTCAGAGGTGGGGTTTATGGGCCTCGGGCTGCCCCGTGGAGCGATAGTGGCCACGCTAGATGCCCTTTACGAGCTTACAGAGGGCTACTTCCTCTCCACCTGCAGGGGCACGTCTGAGCGGGCAGCCAGCAGACCAGCGAGCACGGTTGGGGCGCAGTGCCTGGGCTGTGTGACTTTTGCCCCACACCCCCATCCAGGTTCCTCTGCTGTGAATGGCAGTTGGTTCCCAAGTGAGGTATTGCGCTTCCTTTCAGGCCAGAGGTGCCCTGGAGTCAATGCACGTGTGTTTGCTCTGGCCACTGGGCGCCTACTGTGCACCAGGCCTCGTCCCAGGTGCTTGGGATGCAGCCATGAACAAAATCGGACAAAGCTCCCTGTCCTTTACGCACTCATTTCCACTGGGGTGACAGACAAGAAACAATTAGCAGATTATATAAGATCTGGGGAGATGATAAAGGCTCTTGGGAAAATGAAGCAGGACAGAAGAGGTGGCGGAAGGTGGAGGGCGCTACCTTATGCAGGCAAAGACCGAGAGGGAGAGGAAGCCATCCCCAGAAGCCTGGTTtgcaggaaactgaagctcagagaggtgcagtaacttacccaaggtcacacagcaaggaaacGCAGAGCAAGTGTCCATTGACCTTCTGTGCCCGGGCAGACCCGTTCGACCTTCCAGCCACCTTTTCTGAGTCCCAAAGACCCACGGGTCCCTGCCAAGGTCACTTTGATCCTATTTCACGCCTGCTGCAGTCCATGTATTCTACCCCTGcccttttcacagatgagaaaactgaggctagaAGGACCATGCCTCATGGCCATCACCCCACGGGCAGTTAGCACGCAGGCCTCTGCCCAGGAGGACCCACCACGGGCCCTAGTTGGGGCAGTCCTGGGGCTCCTGACCTTACCCCAGCCTTCCTCATCTTCCCTGCGCTGCCATTGTCCCTTTAGCTGCCGCCACCACCAGGCCAGAAAAACCTGCTGGGCAGGACAGACGGCTGCTAGCATCAGGCCTCACTTGGTCCTTGAGGCTTTTGTGACAGCCCAGAAGCCAgaccctgcccctcagccccctGGGGAGGTGGCTGTGGGGGTCACACACAGAGACAAACACACCTATGGCTGCAAAGAAAGGGACCCACATGTGAAGTCACTgtggcagagcagagagagagaggacccccccagagagagagaggaccccccccaaacacacacacactcagatacGATAGAGATGGACACACAGGCCAGGACACACGCACAAACCTCCTGGGCACTTGCCCCTTTCCTATCTCATCTCCCGTTCTCTACTCGCTGATCCTCCTGTGTGATCAGGGAATACTTCGTTCTGACTTTCCAGGTGGTCACTTGGGGGTTGAGATCTCGTTCACAAACCTACCACAGCTTCTCTGCCCCCTTACCCAGAGGGGCTGGGCCGCCCATACCCCAGGCTCCTCTCTGGGGACAGCCCCGAGTCAGAGCCTTCTGCCTCTGCTGCACTGGGGGGCCCAGACACGGAGTCCTTGGGGTCCCTGTTTTCCTGGCAGATTCTCACTTGCCCAGCATTTGGTTGAGAGACACTCCTCCCCATGCACCCCTGCCAAAGTCTAGGGGCTGGGGCCACCCCGATCTGGCTGGGACAGGGCACTTGGGAGTCATCGGGCTCAGAGGTGCCTCAAGGAAAGTGCGTGGCCTCTGGGAGGCTGTGGCAGGCCAGACAGGGCAGGAAGCACCCTCCGCCTGCCTGCCCTAGTTCCGTCCCAGGAACATAGACCTGCATGTCCCCCAGCTGACAGCACCGGCCGCTTAGTCACCTGGGAACAATGCTTGCTGACAGCACACAAGCGGCTTTGTCTCAGGTTTGGGGATCTTTGCTCCACCTGGTCCCAGAGCCtcttgggggcgggggtggggggaactggCTCCCTTTGGAGCTAAGCTGCCCTGAGATCTGGATACGTCTTAGAGAGGGGGTCGGGTCTATTTCAGGGCCAGGACACCTGGAGGGCTGGAATCATGGCTCAGAGCGAACAGGAGAGGGTTTTCAGGAGTAAACCACCCTGATGAGCGCTTAAGCCTTGGGCCCTGACGCTCCATTCCCCGAGTTCAGCCTCTCCCAACTGGGCTAGACCCTGAGGGCCTAGTCTTGCCTCCCTGCCTTTTCTGTGTAAGCCATTAGGAGCAGTGGGTTAGAAGAAGGCTGTATGAGGGGCTGAGGAACCTAAGGAGACCTCTGCCTCTGACTTAGTTGGGCCATTTTACCTGGGCTTTGAGGTATGAGTAGGAGTTTGACTGGAGAAGAATTTGGAGACAATCATGTATGCAAAGGCCTGGAGGGGAGATATGTTTGAGTGGAAAGAGAGGGGTTCTATGTGGTTTGGACCCCTTAACATGGGAAGGTGAGGGCATCCCACTTTGACCCCCATTCTCCCCCCAAACATGTACACCTTGAACAATTCTTTGTCTTCAGTCTTTAATCTTAAACGTTTAACAAAGCAGCACAACAACCCCAGGGCTGACAGGGGGAGGAGGTGAACGGCAGGCTGGGATGAGACAGCAGGAGACCTGGGGGGCTGCGGGTGACCGTCCTGTGCTCCTGTTGGGGCCCTGCAAGACCCTGGACTGTGAGCCTGGAGGAACCCAGGCTGTGGGCAAACCCCAGCTTACAAAATTGTTTAACAAGATTTAAATTTAGAACCCAGGagatgttttttcctttttactatcAAGTCTCCAGACCACTGTTTGGTTCTCAGTCCTGCACAAAATGAGAGCACAGCCCGTGGCTCAGGTGGCCGAGGGGCCGGTGCCCGCCCGGTGGCCAGCCTCTGCCCCCAACACACATGCGTGGCCACGCCCACAGGTCCCGGGCTCCCTGGGCTCTCAGCTCCACCAGCCCCGGGGCAGGTTCCTAAACCAGCTTCTTCCTGCGGGGGAGCCGGGGCTCTTCTGTGTTCTCCCTGCAGCTGCCGGGAGCCCTCCCCTTCCTTGggcaggtgaggacactgaggcccaggtgAGCTGACCAGAGCCCGGGAGGATGGCTGCGATGCGGCCAGGCACAGAGGCTGAGAGAGGGAAGGCCTCCTAGGGGTCACAGCCCAGGGAGTAGTCCTGGACTTGGGATGACGAGGTCTGGGACATTATCAATACCACAGTTGGAATAATTATTATTCCTATTGTTATACAATGAGAACCAACAGGGGAGCATGCTGGAATGACACTTGACATGAGGCCCCAGCTCTGGCCACAGATGTGGCCCCAGTCCTGGCTTTGCTGCCGTGTGACCCTGGGAAGGTCACAGTTTGCACTTGGAGCGTCAGTTTCCCCACTGTACAAAGGGCCCGATTTGCACTTCCTGGGCCATGTGGTGGGCCCGGCCTGCAGCAGCGAGGGGAATCACAATGGTTTGTGCTACCCCTTGTCTCAACCCACGCCGGTACCCTCTCCAGTCCCAATCCGTTGTGGCCTGTCCTGGCATGGGACATGAGGCATGTGGGAAGAGAGTATATGAAGTGTATGAAGGAAATGAGGCTGGGCACGTAACCGGGGCCAAATCTTGAGTCCAAGGTGTTAAGATTTTATCTGGAGGGTAATGGGGAGCCATAGATGGTTCTTGAGGTAGGGGGGCAGGAAGAGACAGGAAGCACCCAATACGGAGGCAGGCTTTGTCTGAGTCAGGATGGTCTTAGGACTCACTCCTCAGTGGGACTGCGAGGCTGGAGGAAGTATGGGGGAGAAGGTCGCGGCTGGAGGAGAAGAGCTGTGTGACCACTTTTTCCGAGGAACCCATTTAATGTTGCCGATCAACCATCCGCAGCACTTTCTGGACACTTACCCAAAAGGGAGGAGCTACCATTATGAAGAAGCTGAGGTTTCAAGTTCagtgatttgcctaaggtcacacagcagcccAGTGGTCTCTTCCAGCGCCCACACCCTTAATTCCATAGCCCACCGCCGAGGGGGATTCACCAGGTCTCACGTCCCACCGGGTCAGTGGGCCCGGCCCCTGCCCTCCCGgacctgccccttctcctgcccgcAGGtgttcccccctccccgccccccatccccccgGGAGCCAGAACGACCAGCTTCCCGGTGGGGATGAGGAGGGAGGCCCCGGGGCTGTGCGGGCAGGGACGGGGACCCCCGGGGGGACCCTGGGTCCCGGCTCAGGGGGCTCCTCTCCCCCAGCTACGGCGACCAGGTGCAGCATTTCAAGGTGCTGCGCGAGGCCTCGGGGAAGTACTTCCTGTGGGAAGAGAAGTTCAACTCCCTGAATGAGCTGGTGGATTTCTACCGCACCACGACCATCGCGAAGCAGCGGCAGGTCTTCCTGCGGGACGAGGAGCCCCTGCTCAAGGTAGGCGGGCGGACCCGCGGGAGCCTCTCCGCGCCTTCTGCCTTCACAGGGGCTCGACACCTGCTGGGGCCGGGAGTGGGCGTggcctcccgccccgccccgcccctcgcaGCCTGGTGTCCCAGGAGGAGGGGGCCAGGCCAGGCTCTGAAGTCCCATTCTGGTGGCACCTCAGTAGGACAAGCAAGGGTGGGAacgcagagggaaagaaagggaaggaacagTGGACATTGCAGGGGGCACCCCGTGTCTGGCTCGTTCTCAGCTCGCGGCGGCGCCCTGCGTGGTCACAGTAGGTACGCGTTTTGAATGCACGAGGGTCCTGATACCCTGCGGAGCCACCCGGGTGCCATGCACTGAGCTGGGCTTAGTCCGCTGGGGGCCTCATCGTCGCCATtgtacaggtgaagaaactgaggctctccCAAGACCACCTGCGGGGTCGGCTCCGTCCTGGTTTGTGCCCCCAGGAGCTGGCCTtcggtggggtgggggcagtgtgAGGAGCATTCGTGGGAGACCTGCTGGCCGGGCTTGGGGTGTGATTAGAATGATGACACCAGCCAACGGGGTTATTAGCTCCCGACAGGTACTGTTTTCTTTGCGAGGGGGGTGTCGGCAAGGCCCGGGGCTAGAAGTCAGGACCCTAGGACCGCCCAGGTGAGCCAGGGCTCTGCAAAGGATAAAGGGTGCATatcctggggaggggctgccggGCTGTCACAGAGAAGCTCTAGTCCTGCCTGTTCCTAGACCCCCACCACGTGTGACCTCACGGTCAGTTCAGTCCTcaactgggcctcagtttccctgctgtCCAAGAGAATGAGCCCTGGGGTCTCATGTGTCAGGAGGGTCAAAGAGTGCCTTGGGAGACCCCCATTAGTGTACTCTCTGTTGCCCCCAGGATGCTCGGCCTCCTCAGCCTGACCGTGGGGGCTTGGCTTAGCTGTGAGCGCTCAGTCTTAGCGAACTTTGGCCCTGCTAGGCCTCTGTCCCCGACCTCCATTCTCTCCCCTCCACCGTCGGCCTTTGGAGAATGTGAGGGAGCCAGGATggagctggggagggtgggggctgccTGAGGGCTCCCCACACCCACTGCTTCACTccagcctgggccctggggtCACCCACCCTGTGGGACCCATGCTACCGCCTCCTCCTTCCTGGGCAGAGAACTGCTAATTAGAGCCTGTCTGCTGATCCTATCACCCATCCTGGATAAGATTCCACAGGCTCAGAACAGAGATCCtggtggggcaggcagggccGGGACACCGGGTGTAATCGTCACGGCGCCAGGCCGACGTGCCTGCAGAGAGCTTTGTCCTGCTGCcgtttgcagatggggaaactaagtcCCACAAGGGCAGGGTCTTACCCAAGGTCACCTTGGGGTAGAGATAGGAGCAGAATCCAGGCCTGAGAGCTGGGAGCAGCTCTTTTTGGTGACACCCTCTCCCTCAAAGCCTGGTCAAGGGCAACAGCCGTCAACTCTGTTCTCAGCCAcacagcactttacagtttatagGGCCTGTTCCTGCGGACCAGACAGTCCTGTTGGTCTGTGTAGACAGTCTCTGTGCGGCAGACATTCAGGGGGCAGGCAGCGGGGGGCTCTTGGGGTGGGGTGGCCATCTGTCTGGATTTGGAGTGAGAAGCGAGTTCGAGCTCAGTTCTGCTCTCCCACCCGCAGCCACTCACTTCTCCTGTTGGGGCCTCCTGAAAGGTCCCCACTAACCACCCCCTTCCCTCGCAGCCCTCCCAGGCCTGCTTTGCCCAGGCGCAGTTTGACTTCTCGGCCCAGGACTCCTCACAGCTCAGCTTCCACCGCGGTGACATCATCGAGGTCCTGGAGCGCCTCGACCCCCACTGGTGGCGGGGCCGGTTGTGCGGACGCATCGGCTTCTTCCCGCGGAGCTACGTCCAGCCAGTGCAGCTGTGACCCAGtggggcccgggggcgggggcagagccGGCAGATCATCCATCCACCAgacactgaggtccagagagaagACGTGGACGCCCCGTCCCCGGGGCCCACGGGACTCAGCCGAGGGCCTTGGACCCGAACGTGGGTCTTCTCACTGCCGGGCTAGGCGCCCACTGCTTTGCACAAACTGGGATGGGCCCCGGGGCCCAAGAACCACTGTGATGTTCAGTGCCCGGCAGGCAAGGGGAGCTCCCGGGCTTCCCGCTGGCCTCTTCCTCTTGGCTACCAGCTGCGGGGTGCCCTTGGGGGAAGaagcccccccacctccagccatcAATGGCCCCAGCCTCAGGGGGAGTTGAGGACTCCTAAGTTGCAGGCCTTTGGGGGCTCTGCCCAAGGAACCATGCGTAGGGTAGATGGGTTCACCTTGGGCTGACCATCTGCTggcccacctgccccaccctcaGATGGCCCCTTGAGGGTGCTGGCTACTGGGAAGGTGGCTTAGTGATGAGGGACAGGACGGGGGCTGCATACCCGATGGCC harbors:
- the GRAP gene encoding GRB2-related adapter protein is translated as MESVALYSFQATESDELAFNKGDTLKILNMEDDQNWYKAELRGAEGFIPKNYIRIKPHPWYSGRISRQLAEEILMKRNHLGAFLIRESESSPGEFSVSVNYGDQVQHFKVLREASGKYFLWEEKFNSLNELVDFYRTTTIAKQRQVFLRDEEPLLKPSQACFAQAQFDFSAQDSSQLSFHRGDIIEVLERLDPHWWRGRLCGRIGFFPRSYVQPVQL